From candidate division WOR-3 bacterium, the proteins below share one genomic window:
- a CDS encoding methyltransferase domain-containing protein, whose amino-acid sequence MDIRSVTPTLCRLLGIDPPAACKAPPIESVLDAWSLRLEAAPLDRVLIYGADAIGRVFLDNHLDLKKRLVAASDVQVELRAMIPPKTPVCFASVFTGAPPEVHGIRKYERPVITCDTLFDALARAGKRTAIVAVKDCSMDIIFRNRAIDYYTEADDAAVLDRSLQLLKDDRYDFIVSYNQGYDDELHRTSPDSPEAVAAATRHVETFMRLWQATEEHWATYSRALVLVSDHGSHFDAAKGRGDHCDDIPEDMDVLHFWRLRQAAHPDGSERARQAWDEAAETWEDFVESGKDWYRHGLHGPALMRACGEVKGLRVLDLGCGQGYFTRQLARAGAEACAVDISKQQIANALKHEQAESQGIEYRVSDAAAVAELWPAGSFDLVVACMSLHDMPDPGAALQAARRALKDGGRCVFSASHPVMDAPLRGWERDSAGRKVMYRLGRYFDAGPTVCHWTMSRLNRYWTTPIVRLTIEGWSEAIEQAGFLIRRIYEPRPTLEDVAHAPQLDDCRDFPSFLVFDLVTSKA is encoded by the coding sequence ATGGACATCCGCAGCGTCACGCCCACCCTCTGCCGCCTGCTGGGCATCGACCCGCCCGCTGCCTGTAAGGCTCCACCGATAGAGTCCGTGCTTGATGCTTGGAGCTTGAGGCTTGAGGCCGCTCCGCTAGACCGCGTCCTCATCTACGGCGCAGACGCCATTGGCCGTGTCTTCCTTGACAACCATCTTGACCTGAAGAAGCGGCTTGTTGCGGCCTCGGACGTGCAGGTCGAACTGCGGGCGATGATTCCGCCCAAGACCCCGGTCTGCTTCGCTTCGGTGTTCACGGGCGCTCCGCCCGAGGTCCATGGCATCAGGAAGTACGAACGCCCGGTGATCACTTGCGACACGCTATTCGACGCGCTGGCCCGTGCCGGAAAGCGCACGGCCATCGTCGCGGTCAAAGACTGCAGCATGGACATCATCTTCCGCAACCGGGCAATTGACTACTACACCGAAGCGGATGACGCCGCGGTGCTCGATCGCTCCCTGCAACTACTCAAGGACGATCGGTACGACTTCATCGTCTCCTACAACCAGGGATATGACGACGAACTGCACCGGACGAGCCCGGACAGCCCCGAGGCGGTGGCCGCGGCGACCCGACACGTCGAGACATTCATGCGGCTGTGGCAGGCAACCGAAGAGCACTGGGCCACGTACAGCCGCGCGCTCGTGCTCGTCTCAGACCACGGGTCGCACTTCGATGCTGCAAAGGGCAGAGGCGATCACTGCGACGACATTCCCGAGGACATGGATGTCCTGCACTTCTGGCGGCTGCGGCAAGCGGCCCATCCCGATGGCAGCGAGCGCGCGCGCCAGGCTTGGGATGAAGCCGCTGAGACCTGGGAGGACTTCGTCGAGTCGGGCAAGGACTGGTACCGGCATGGGCTGCACGGCCCGGCCCTGATGCGCGCATGCGGCGAAGTGAAGGGTCTCCGCGTCCTCGACCTAGGGTGCGGCCAGGGGTACTTCACACGCCAGCTCGCCCGCGCCGGCGCAGAGGCCTGCGCGGTGGACATCTCGAAGCAGCAGATCGCGAACGCACTGAAGCACGAGCAAGCTGAATCGCAGGGCATTGAATACCGGGTTTCGGATGCGGCCGCCGTCGCCGAACTGTGGCCGGCCGGCAGCTTCGACCTTGTCGTTGCCTGCATGTCACTGCACGACATGCCGGATCCGGGCGCCGCGCTCCAGGCCGCGAGGCGCGCGCTCAAGGACGGCGGCAGATGCGTGTTCTCTGCTTCGCACCCGGTCATGGATGCGCCGCTGCGAGGCTGGGAGCGTGACTCGGCCGGGCGCAAGGTGATGTACCGGCTGGGGCGCTACTTCGACGCTGGGCCGACGGTCTGCCACTGGACCATGAGCCGGCTCAATCGCTATTGGACCACGCCGATTGTGCGGCTCACGATTGAGGGCTGGAGCGAGGCAATCGAGCAGGCCGGATTCCTCATCCGGCGCATCTACGAGCCGCGGCCGACCCTTGAGGATGTCGCGCACGCGCCCCAGCTTGACGACTGCCGCGACTTCCCGTCGTTCCTGGTATTCGATCTCGTGACAAGCAAGGCATGA
- a CDS encoding DUF1287 domain-containing protein has protein sequence MAAFSPDADECQRALCCGPSSTKSVPTLAHPRRPHPSLPLKGEGTEGRWSILLTRRPSVHLVVHLALVLLLLAQPAAPQAESTFSDRLAAAALAQLEHRVWYDPSYYHIPYPNGDVADTIGVCTDVIIRAYRRVGLDLQKLLHEDIVANPRSYGISRADASVDHRRVPNLTRFFRRQDAALAVSSSAADYRAGDIVAWQLAPGLTHIGMVVWKSESTATNPMVVHNIGRNMRGPDLEDCLFNWPVIGHFRYAGGRRN, from the coding sequence ATGGCAGCATTCTCGCCCGACGCGGACGAATGTCAAAGAGCGCTTTGCTGCGGACCGAGCTCCACGAAATCCGTGCCAACATTGGCTCACCCGCGTCGCCCTCACCCTTCCCTCCCCCTCAAGGGGGAGGGAACAGAAGGGAGGTGGAGCATCTTGCTCACGCGAAGACCATCGGTACACTTGGTCGTGCATCTGGCTCTGGTCCTGCTTCTGCTGGCTCAGCCAGCAGCGCCGCAGGCTGAGTCAACCTTCTCCGACCGCCTGGCTGCCGCGGCTCTTGCGCAGTTGGAGCACAGGGTCTGGTACGATCCCTCCTACTACCACATTCCCTATCCGAACGGCGATGTGGCCGATACTATCGGCGTTTGCACGGACGTCATCATCCGTGCCTATCGCCGCGTTGGCCTGGACTTGCAGAAGCTCCTCCACGAGGATATCGTCGCGAATCCCCGGAGCTACGGCATCTCGCGGGCCGACGCGAGCGTTGACCACCGCCGCGTACCCAACCTGACGAGATTCTTCAGGCGGCAGGATGCGGCGCTCGCCGTCTCAAGCTCTGCCGCTGACTATCGCGCGGGCGACATCGTCGCCTGGCAGCTTGCGCCGGGCCTGACTCACATCGGCATGGTAGTCTGGAAGTCGGAATCGACCGCGACGAATCCGATGGTCGTCCACAACATCGGTCGCAACATGCGCGGCCCGGACCTTGAAGACTGCCTGTTCAACTGGCCGGTCATCGGTCACTTCCGCTACGCTGGCGGTCGCCGCAACTAG